Proteins encoded by one window of Anaerosalibacter sp. Marseille-P3206:
- a CDS encoding replication-associated recombination protein A gives MDLFEYSMERQLKKDAPLAERMRPSTLEEFVGQEHVLGDGKFLRRSIVGDRLASMIFYGPPGTGKTSLAMIIANTTKMKFEKLSAVTSGVKDIRKVTENAEEELKLYGNRTILFIDEIHRFNKSQQDALLPFVERGILVLIGATTENPYFEVNKALLSRSVVIRLESLTRDDLKVLINKALTDKEKGLGNYFLKVSEDAIECLITVGDGDARIVLNALELAVLTTPKSEDGVIYIDSDIIKDCIQTKGIKYDSSGDEHYDTVSAFIKSMRGSDPDATLYWLAKMIEGGEDLKFIARRIIICASEDVGNADPQALTIAVSAFKAIDIIGMPEGRIPLAQAAVYVACAPKSNASYVGINSALEDIRNNEIGDIPKYLKDASYKGAKKFGHGIGYKYPHDYPNSYVKQQYLPDEYIGKKYYNPTSNGYEKIISERLKELFDKKD, from the coding sequence ATGGATTTATTTGAATATAGTATGGAAAGACAATTGAAAAAAGATGCACCCCTAGCTGAGAGAATGAGACCTTCTACTTTAGAGGAATTTGTAGGACAAGAGCATGTATTAGGTGATGGAAAGTTTTTGAGAAGATCTATTGTAGGCGATAGATTAGCATCTATGATTTTTTATGGTCCTCCTGGTACAGGAAAGACTAGTTTAGCTATGATTATTGCTAACACAACGAAGATGAAATTTGAGAAGTTAAGTGCAGTTACATCTGGTGTTAAGGATATTAGAAAAGTAACAGAAAATGCAGAAGAAGAGTTAAAATTGTACGGAAATAGAACTATACTATTTATTGATGAAATTCATAGATTTAATAAATCTCAACAAGATGCACTATTACCTTTTGTTGAAAGGGGAATACTAGTACTTATAGGAGCAACTACGGAAAATCCATATTTTGAAGTTAATAAAGCTCTTCTTTCTAGATCTGTAGTTATTAGACTTGAATCATTAACTAGAGATGATTTAAAAGTTCTTATTAATAAAGCTTTAACTGATAAAGAAAAAGGACTGGGAAATTATTTTTTAAAAGTAAGCGAAGATGCTATTGAGTGTCTTATTACTGTTGGTGATGGTGATGCTAGAATTGTTTTAAATGCGCTGGAATTAGCAGTACTAACTACTCCTAAGAGTGAAGATGGAGTTATTTATATAGATAGTGATATAATTAAGGATTGCATTCAGACTAAGGGTATTAAGTATGATAGTAGTGGAGATGAGCACTATGATACTGTATCGGCATTTATTAAGTCTATGAGAGGTTCAGATCCAGATGCAACACTTTATTGGTTAGCTAAGATGATTGAAGGTGGGGAGGACCTAAAGTTTATAGCAAGGCGTATTATCATATGTGCTTCTGAAGATGTAGGCAATGCTGATCCCCAAGCTCTTACTATTGCTGTATCTGCGTTTAAGGCAATAGATATAATAGGTATGCCTGAAGGTAGAATTCCATTAGCTCAGGCGGCGGTGTATGTGGCTTGTGCACCAAAGAGTAATGCTTCATATGTAGGAATTAATAGTGCATTAGAAGACATTAGAAATAATGAAATTGGCGATATTCCAAAATATTTAAAAGATGCTAGCTATAAGGGAGCAAAAAAATTTGGCCATGGTATTGGGTATAAATACCCGCATGATTACCCAAATAGCTATGTAAAGCAACAATACTTACCAGATGAATATATAGGTAAAAAGTATTATAACCCTACGAGCAATGGATATGAAAAGATAATTAGTGAAAGACTTAAAGAATTGTTTGACAAAAAGGATTAA
- a CDS encoding laccase domain-containing protein → MFYSKGNDKWYLNLWQANKNILIFNGVPKENITVSRICTSCNVDKFYSYRKEKGTKERMVAAIKLVG, encoded by the coding sequence GTGTTCTACAGTAAAGGCAATGATAAGTGGTATTTAAATTTATGGCAGGCAAATAAAAATATACTTATATTTAATGGAGTACCAAAGGAGAATATAACTGTAAGTAGAATCTGCACAAGTTGTAATGTTGATAAATTTTATTCTTATAGAAAAGAAAAAGGAACTAAGGAAAGAATGGTTGCCGCAATTAAGCTAGTTGGTTAA
- the nrdR gene encoding transcriptional regulator NrdR translates to MKCPFCDYYETKVIDSRPTDEGQAIRRRRECVKCNKRFTTYEKIEEIPLIVVKKDGNRQTYNRNKLLNGIMKACEKRPVSIKTIEEIVNNIEKTLYNSMEKEVTSQHIGEMVMDYLKNIDEVSYVRFASVYRQFKDINTFMDELKKLLDEE, encoded by the coding sequence ATGAAGTGTCCTTTTTGTGATTATTATGAGACTAAAGTTATTGATTCTAGACCTACTGATGAAGGACAGGCTATTAGAAGAAGGAGAGAATGTGTTAAATGTAATAAGAGATTTACAACTTATGAAAAGATAGAAGAAATACCCCTAATTGTTGTAAAAAAGGATGGTAATAGACAAACTTACAATAGAAATAAACTCCTTAATGGTATTATGAAGGCTTGTGAAAAACGTCCAGTGTCAATAAAAACTATCGAAGAAATAGTAAATAATATTGAAAAAACATTATACAATTCAATGGAAAAGGAAGTAACAAGCCAGCATATAGGTGAAATGGTAATGGATTATTTAAAGAATATTGATGAAGTATCCTATGTGAGATTTGCTTCTGTATACAGACAATTTAAAGATATTAATACTTTTATGGATGAATTGAAGAAATTATTAGATGAAGAGTAG
- a CDS encoding YlmC/YmxH family sporulation protein, whose amino-acid sequence MVKISELKEKEVVNVRDGSIVGIIDDVELDLTAGIVRAIIIPSPGKLFSLFSKNQDFVIEWKDIIKIGTDIILIDLKGDE is encoded by the coding sequence ATGGTTAAAATATCTGAATTAAAGGAAAAAGAAGTTGTAAATGTAAGAGATGGATCTATAGTTGGAATTATCGATGATGTTGAATTGGATTTAACTGCTGGAATAGTAAGGGCTATTATTATACCTAGTCCAGGGAAATTATTTAGTTTATTTAGTAAAAATCAAGATTTTGTAATTGAATGGAAGGATATTATTAAGATAGGAACTGATATTATACTAATAGATCTTAAGGGAGATGAATAA
- the sigG gene encoding RNA polymerase sporulation sigma factor SigG, translating to MRNNKVEICGVNTSKLPVLTNAQMQALFVKIKKGDMKAREEFINGNLRLVLSIIQRFNKRGEHVDDLFQVGCIGLIKAIDNFDLSQNVRFSTYAVPMIIGEIRRYLRDNNSIRVSRSLRDIAYRALQARDQFINKNSKEPTITEIAEELNMPKEDVVFALDSIQEPISLFEPIYHDSGDAIYVMDQVKDEKSEDEVWLQEIALREALDKLNEREQHILNLRFFEGKTQMEVAEEIGISQAQVSRLEKNALKHMKKLI from the coding sequence ATGCGAAACAATAAAGTGGAAATTTGTGGTGTTAACACATCTAAATTACCTGTTTTAACTAATGCCCAAATGCAAGCATTATTTGTAAAAATTAAAAAAGGTGATATGAAGGCAAGGGAGGAGTTTATTAACGGCAATCTTAGATTGGTGTTAAGTATAATTCAGAGATTTAATAAAAGAGGAGAACATGTAGATGATCTTTTTCAAGTTGGTTGTATTGGGCTTATAAAGGCAATTGATAATTTTGATTTAAGTCAAAATGTTAGATTTTCCACTTATGCAGTTCCTATGATAATAGGAGAAATAAGAAGGTATTTAAGGGACAATAATTCTATAAGGGTAAGTAGATCTCTTAGGGATATTGCATACAGAGCATTACAAGCTAGAGATCAATTTATCAATAAAAATTCAAAAGAACCTACTATTACAGAAATAGCTGAAGAATTAAATATGCCAAAGGAAGATGTGGTTTTTGCATTAGATTCTATACAAGAGCCGATATCGCTATTTGAGCCAATATATCATGATAGTGGTGATGCTATATATGTAATGGATCAAGTAAAAGATGAAAAAAGTGAAGATGAGGTCTGGTTACAAGAAATAGCACTTAGAGAAGCATTAGATAAATTAAATGAAAGAGAGCAACATATACTTAATTTAAGGTTTTTTGAAGGAAAAACTCAAATGGAAGTAGCAGAAGAAATAGGTATATCACAGGCTCAAGTTTCAAGACTTGAAAAAAATGCCTTAAAACATATGAAAAAACTGATATAA
- the sigE gene encoding RNA polymerase sporulation sigma factor SigE has translation MKGIIKIRLKISSVLFKLGSKVGIFKEIFYIGSGEVLPPPLKPEEEISLISKLREDESVKGVLIERNLRLVVYIARKFENTGVLVEDLISIGTIGLIKAVNTFNPDKNIKLATYASKCIENEILMYLRRSSKYKGEISFDEPLNVDWDGNELLLSDILGTDSDTVFKYLEEEVDKELLNQAIDKLSGREQKIVELRFGLKNGNEKTQKEVADILGISQSYISRLEKRIIKRLKKEMSKMV, from the coding sequence ATGAAGGGAATTATAAAGATAAGATTAAAAATAAGTTCGGTATTATTTAAGTTAGGTAGTAAAGTTGGAATTTTTAAAGAAATATTCTATATTGGAAGTGGAGAAGTATTGCCTCCACCATTAAAGCCAGAAGAAGAAATATCTCTAATTTCTAAGCTTAGAGAAGATGAATCTGTTAAAGGTGTACTGATAGAGAGAAATTTGAGACTAGTTGTCTATATAGCTAGAAAATTTGAAAACACAGGTGTATTGGTAGAAGATCTAATATCTATTGGAACTATAGGTCTTATTAAGGCAGTAAATACTTTCAATCCAGATAAGAATATCAAACTAGCAACATATGCTTCTAAATGTATTGAGAATGAAATACTAATGTATTTAAGAAGAAGTAGCAAATATAAAGGTGAAATATCTTTTGATGAACCATTGAATGTGGATTGGGATGGAAATGAATTGCTATTGTCTGATATATTAGGAACTGATAGTGATACTGTTTTTAAGTATTTAGAGGAAGAAGTAGATAAAGAACTTCTGAACCAAGCTATAGATAAATTATCAGGAAGGGAACAAAAAATAGTTGAATTAAGATTTGGTTTAAAAAATGGAAATGAAAAAACGCAAAAGGAAGTTGCAGATATATTGGGTATTTCTCAATCTTATATATCTAGACTTGAAAAGAGAATCATAAAAAGACTTAAAAAAGAAATGAGTAAAATGGTTTAG
- the spoIIGA gene encoding sigma-E processing peptidase SpoIIGA, with translation MYVYVEYLILENAIINYIILYVTKKISRTDTTKLRMLLSAVISSLYTLVFFFPSLHFMTKFSIKISISVLIIVLAFNPEKLGTFLKLIIIFYVTSFLFAGASLGLFYFLKSDSGISNGNFYIVDFPVEILVLAVVISIVLAKYFINFIQVKLGKKDILTKVTINLNEKKVQLDALVDTGNSLKEPLTQKPVMIVEYFAIKDILPQKIEKLFTIDGDIQLDTVAEVMFEISDEVKLRIIPFKSLGKSNGMLIGFKPDEISINDEKFDKKVREDVVVGIYNDKLSADDKYKCLLHPEILY, from the coding sequence TTGTATGTCTATGTAGAATACTTAATATTAGAGAATGCAATTATTAACTATATTATACTATATGTTACTAAAAAAATTAGTAGAACTGACACTACAAAATTAAGGATGCTATTATCTGCAGTTATAAGTTCACTATATACATTAGTATTTTTTTTCCCTTCACTTCATTTCATGACAAAGTTTAGCATCAAGATTTCTATATCTGTATTAATAATAGTATTGGCATTTAATCCAGAAAAATTAGGGACATTTTTAAAGCTGATAATAATTTTTTATGTAACATCTTTTTTATTTGCAGGTGCTAGCTTAGGACTTTTTTATTTTTTAAAATCAGATTCAGGTATATCTAATGGAAACTTTTATATTGTGGATTTTCCAGTAGAGATATTGGTATTAGCTGTAGTTATTTCGATTGTTTTGGCAAAGTATTTTATTAATTTTATACAGGTTAAACTAGGGAAAAAAGATATATTGACAAAGGTAACCATTAATTTGAACGAGAAAAAAGTTCAATTGGATGCCTTAGTTGATACAGGAAATTCACTGAAAGAACCTTTAACTCAAAAGCCTGTTATGATAGTAGAATATTTTGCAATTAAAGATATTTTACCTCAAAAGATTGAAAAGCTTTTTACTATCGATGGAGATATACAATTAGATACTGTTGCAGAAGTTATGTTTGAAATAAGTGACGAAGTTAAATTAAGAATTATTCCTTTTAAATCTTTGGGTAAGTCTAATGGAATGTTAATAGGTTTTAAACCTGATGAAATATCTATTAACGATGAGAAGTTTGATAAAAAGGTAAGAGAAGATGTGGTAGTAGGTATTTACAATGATAAATTGTCCGCAGATGATAAATATAAATGCTTACTCCATCCTGAAATTTTATATTAA
- the ftsZ gene encoding cell division protein FtsZ — protein sequence MEQFAHIKVIGVGGGGNNAINRMIESGVKGVEFIAVNTDRQALHSSKAEVKLQIGEKLTKGLGAGANPEIGMKAAEESKNEISDALKGADMIFITAGMGGGTGTGAAPVVAEVAKENGILTVGVVTKPFTFEGKRRMVHAEMGIEELKEKVDTLVTIPNDRLLQVAEKRTTIVEAFLMADEVLKQGIQGISDLIAVPALINLDFADVKTIMKDQGIAHMGIGTASGENRSQDAARQAIQSPLLETSIEGAKAVLLNITGGGDLGIFEVNEAADLIRQAVDQDANIIFGAGIDENLKDEIKITVIATGFGEKRPSRVFEKSQKTESEDRLKAREEVASTKFDIEDLDIPTFLRKKDR from the coding sequence ATGGAACAATTCGCACATATTAAGGTTATTGGTGTTGGTGGAGGAGGAAACAATGCTATTAACAGAATGATTGAATCAGGAGTAAAAGGCGTTGAATTTATAGCTGTTAATACCGACAGACAAGCATTGCATTCGTCTAAAGCAGAAGTTAAACTGCAAATAGGAGAAAAACTTACTAAAGGATTGGGTGCCGGTGCTAATCCAGAAATAGGTATGAAAGCGGCTGAAGAAAGCAAGAACGAAATTTCAGATGCCCTTAAAGGTGCTGATATGATTTTTATTACTGCTGGAATGGGCGGGGGCACAGGTACAGGAGCTGCGCCAGTAGTTGCTGAAGTAGCAAAGGAAAATGGAATTTTAACTGTTGGTGTAGTTACTAAACCATTTACTTTTGAAGGAAAGAGAAGGATGGTTCATGCTGAAATGGGTATAGAAGAGTTAAAAGAAAAAGTTGATACATTAGTTACTATACCTAATGATAGATTATTACAAGTAGCAGAAAAGAGAACCACTATAGTAGAAGCTTTCTTAATGGCAGATGAAGTTTTAAAACAAGGTATTCAGGGTATTTCTGATTTAATAGCAGTTCCTGCACTTATTAATTTAGATTTTGCTGACGTTAAGACTATTATGAAAGATCAAGGTATTGCTCATATGGGTATAGGAACTGCATCTGGTGAAAATAGATCACAAGATGCTGCAAGACAAGCTATTCAAAGTCCTCTATTGGAGACTTCTATTGAAGGGGCTAAGGCAGTACTATTAAATATTACCGGTGGTGGTGACTTAGGTATATTTGAAGTAAATGAAGCTGCTGATTTGATTAGACAAGCGGTAGATCAAGATGCGAATATTATCTTTGGAGCAGGTATTGATGAAAATCTAAAAGATGAGATAAAGATAACTGTTATAGCTACAGGTTTTGGAGAGAAAAGACCTAGTAGAGTTTTCGAAAAATCTCAAAAAACTGAAAGTGAAGATAGATTAAAAGCTAGGGAAGAAGTGGCTAGTACTAAATTTGACATAGAAGATTTAGATATTCCAACTTTTTTAAGAAAAAAAGATAGATAA
- a CDS encoding small basic family protein — MFFAIIGTLIGVVIGLLLPVTYSPTYALYVSVAILACLDSVFGGIRANLEDKFDAKIFVSGFFGNAILAAFLAYMGDRLGVPLYYAAIFTFGGRLFENFATIRRLLLNKKLTKK; from the coding sequence ATGTTTTTCGCAATTATTGGTACTTTAATAGGTGTAGTTATAGGGCTACTTTTACCTGTAACTTATAGTCCTACTTATGCACTTTATGTTTCTGTTGCTATATTAGCTTGTCTTGACTCAGTATTTGGAGGTATAAGAGCAAATTTAGAAGATAAATTTGATGCCAAAATATTTGTATCTGGTTTTTTTGGTAATGCAATATTAGCTGCTTTTTTAGCATATATGGGTGATAGACTAGGAGTTCCATTGTATTATGCTGCTATATTTACTTTTGGTGGAAGGTTATTTGAAAACTTTGCAACAATAAGAAGATTATTGTTAAACAAAAAACTGACGAAAAAGTAG
- a CDS encoding DUF881 domain-containing protein: MEKVKKVNIILLTFSILLGFMVIIQLKQNVESYNLVTLRTIQVSKNEIANITKEIEDIGILIEEKKDEIKRIEDTKDESSAYSILNEELYKTKVASGFCDMEGPGIVIVMQDNQAAEIVGYDISDDVIHDIDILNILNDLRIAGAEAISINGQRIMPMSEIKCGGPNIKINGKSLATPFVIKAIGNPKTLYASVNAPSTYGYKLKNLYQINIETSIEDKIKISSYSGNFIFRNANPIKEGD, from the coding sequence ATGGAAAAAGTTAAAAAGGTTAATATTATATTGTTAACTTTTAGCATTTTATTAGGATTTATGGTCATTATTCAATTGAAACAAAATGTAGAAAGCTATAATCTAGTTACATTGAGAACAATTCAAGTATCAAAAAATGAAATTGCAAATATTACAAAAGAGATAGAAGATATAGGAATACTCATTGAAGAAAAGAAAGATGAAATAAAGCGCATTGAGGATACAAAAGATGAAAGTAGTGCATATAGCATCTTAAATGAAGAATTATATAAGACCAAGGTTGCTTCTGGATTTTGCGATATGGAAGGCCCAGGAATAGTTATTGTAATGCAGGACAATCAAGCGGCAGAGATTGTAGGTTATGATATAAGTGATGATGTGATTCATGATATAGATATTTTAAATATTTTAAATGATTTAAGGATCGCAGGAGCTGAAGCTATCAGTATTAATGGGCAAAGAATCATGCCAATGTCAGAGATAAAATGTGGTGGTCCTAATATAAAAATCAATGGTAAAAGTTTGGCAACTCCTTTCGTAATTAAAGCAATTGGTAATCCTAAAACACTTTATGCATCTGTGAATGCTCCTAGTACTTATGGATATAAATTAAAAAACTTATATCAAATAAACATAGAAACAAGTATTGAGGATAAAATTAAGATTTCATCATATTCTGGAAATTTTATATTTAGAAATGCAAATCCTATAAAAGAGGGTGATTAA
- a CDS encoding DUF881 domain-containing protein, which produces MKNNKGQIAIMIICVFLGIIVAIQIKTVNKTVGEGLLPTQRAQQLASELKKLQDEREALKKELDELEGKIKLYEKGEADKNIYTENLYKDLEKYRMFAGNLDVEGPGIVLEINDPPMDIQFGEESSIVDELDMILQIISVLNASEAEAISINDQRYTSYTEIVRAGNHIEINGVSVGPPIVIKAIGDSSLLESSLSLKGGILWHLEYYTDYIVQLRQEKSINIPKYRKIKEFTFAKPVPELVN; this is translated from the coding sequence ATGAAAAATAACAAAGGGCAGATAGCTATAATGATTATTTGTGTTTTTTTAGGAATTATAGTAGCTATTCAAATAAAAACTGTAAATAAAACTGTGGGAGAAGGGTTATTGCCTACTCAGAGAGCTCAACAGTTAGCTTCTGAATTGAAGAAACTTCAAGATGAAAGAGAAGCCCTTAAAAAGGAGCTTGATGAATTAGAAGGCAAAATTAAACTATATGAAAAAGGAGAGGCAGATAAGAATATCTATACTGAAAATCTTTATAAGGACTTAGAGAAGTATAGAATGTTTGCTGGGAATCTAGATGTTGAAGGTCCTGGTATAGTTTTAGAAATTAATGATCCACCTATGGATATTCAATTTGGTGAAGAGTCTAGTATTGTAGATGAATTAGATATGATTTTACAGATTATTAGCGTATTAAATGCTTCTGAGGCTGAGGCTATTTCAATTAATGATCAAAGATATACTTCTTATACTGAAATAGTTAGAGCGGGTAATCATATTGAGATAAATGGAGTATCAGTAGGTCCACCTATAGTCATTAAAGCAATAGGTGATTCATCATTATTAGAGTCATCTCTATCTTTAAAGGGTGGTATATTATGGCATTTAGAATATTATACTGATTATATTGTTCAACTTAGACAGGAGAAAAGCATCAATATCCCTAAATATAGAAAGATAAAAGAATTCACTTTCGCCAAGCCAGTACCTGAATTAGTCAATTAA
- a CDS encoding cell division protein FtsQ/DivIB produces the protein MNDIKKVNRKIKRKRRRVLFFTLLLVMVIFFIVAFKTSLFTISKIEVHGNKKVTTDKVVKAIGNPNGENIFRVNKKDMINNLQKHPYIKTSIIKRRIPNKLIVDITERQERVILVYASSGIYLDEEGFVLKIEPLSKDEKIPIIKGISTDSHIIGDKITSNQSKYIDDVLDFVDISIKLKLLEKMGQMDFSDMEDITIQLNDGIIVDFGPLNNVEYKLSYINEILKDVEEKNILCKYIYLNRGDNPVIVIDNN, from the coding sequence ATGAATGATATAAAAAAAGTCAATAGAAAAATCAAACGGAAGAGAAGGAGAGTATTATTTTTCACTCTATTATTAGTTATGGTGATTTTTTTCATAGTAGCTTTTAAAACTTCATTATTCACCATTTCAAAGATTGAAGTTCATGGCAACAAAAAAGTAACTACAGATAAAGTTGTTAAGGCAATTGGAAATCCTAATGGTGAAAATATCTTTAGAGTAAATAAAAAAGATATGATAAACAACTTACAAAAACACCCATATATTAAAACATCAATTATAAAAAGAAGGATTCCTAATAAATTGATAGTAGATATTACAGAAAGACAAGAGAGGGTTATTCTTGTATATGCAAGTTCTGGTATCTATTTAGATGAGGAAGGTTTTGTATTAAAGATTGAACCTTTATCAAAAGATGAGAAAATCCCCATCATTAAGGGTATAAGTACAGATAGTCATATAATAGGTGATAAGATTACAAGCAATCAAAGTAAGTACATTGATGATGTGTTGGACTTTGTGGATATAAGTATTAAGCTAAAATTACTAGAAAAAATGGGTCAAATGGACTTTTCTGACATGGAGGATATTACTATTCAACTTAATGATGGTATTATTGTTGATTTTGGGCCCTTAAATAATGTAGAATATAAATTAAGCTATATTAATGAAATATTAAAAGATGTAGAAGAAAAAAATATTCTTTGTAAATATATTTATTTAAATAGAGGAGATAATCCTGTTATCGTTATAGATAATAATTAG
- the murA gene encoding UDP-N-acetylglucosamine 1-carboxyvinyltransferase, whose translation MGKYIINGDKRLTGEVSIFGAKNAVLPILAATVIGNNQSTIYNTPNLRDVEIMKKILISVGCIVEKIDNIMYVDSRPLNSFIIPDDLVREMRSSIILMGAMLSRCKEVLISYPGGCEIGPRPIDLHLKALKDLGTEIEESHGFLHCKTDGLKGCDIQLDYPSVGATENTILAAVFAEGTTIIRNAAREPEIVELQNYLNKCGARVSGAGTSIIKIEGVEKFNDVKHTVISDRIEAGTFMVASAITGGEVVIKNIETDHLQAITAKLRESGSLIYNDSSSIKIVGPRKVNSIEMIQTLPYPGFPTDMQAQMMALLSIANGTSIISETVFENRFKHAEELTRMGANIKIIGRVAVIKGVKELTGAKVKSKDLRGGASLVLAGLAAKGSTEVDNIHHIERGYEDFDLKLKELGADIKKVD comes from the coding sequence ATGGGAAAGTATATTATTAATGGAGATAAAAGATTAACAGGCGAAGTCAGTATTTTTGGTGCAAAAAATGCAGTATTGCCTATACTAGCAGCTACAGTTATAGGAAACAATCAAAGTACAATATATAATACTCCTAATTTAAGAGATGTAGAAATAATGAAAAAAATACTTATTTCTGTTGGCTGTATAGTTGAAAAAATAGACAATATAATGTATGTAGATTCAAGGCCATTAAATAGTTTTATTATACCAGATGATTTAGTTAGAGAAATGCGTTCCTCTATTATACTTATGGGAGCTATGCTTTCAAGATGTAAAGAAGTTTTAATTAGTTATCCAGGCGGATGTGAAATCGGGCCTAGACCAATTGATTTACATTTAAAAGCCCTAAAAGATTTAGGTACAGAAATTGAAGAATCCCATGGATTTTTACATTGTAAAACAGATGGTTTAAAAGGCTGTGATATTCAGTTAGACTATCCAAGTGTTGGTGCAACGGAGAACACCATATTAGCAGCTGTGTTTGCGGAAGGGACTACTATTATACGCAATGCGGCTAGAGAGCCAGAGATAGTAGAGTTACAAAATTATTTAAACAAATGTGGTGCAAGAGTATCTGGTGCGGGAACTAGTATTATAAAAATTGAAGGGGTAGAAAAATTTAATGATGTCAAACATACTGTGATTTCAGACAGAATAGAAGCAGGAACATTTATGGTAGCTTCAGCAATTACTGGAGGAGAAGTAGTTATAAAAAATATTGAGACAGATCATCTTCAAGCTATAACTGCAAAGTTAAGAGAATCTGGATCTCTAATATATAACGATTCTTCATCTATTAAAATTGTAGGACCTAGAAAGGTGAATTCAATTGAAATGATTCAGACGTTACCATATCCTGGATTTCCAACAGATATGCAAGCACAAATGATGGCATTATTAAGTATAGCAAATGGTACAAGTATCATTTCTGAAACTGTATTTGAAAATAGGTTTAAGCATGCTGAAGAATTAACTAGGATGGGAGCAAATATAAAGATCATTGGAAGAGTTGCAGTAATTAAAGGTGTAAAAGAGTTAACAGGTGCGAAGGTTAAGTCTAAAGACTTAAGGGGAGGAGCAAGTCTCGTGTTAGCAGGCCTTGCTGCAAAAGGTAGTACTGAGGTAGATAATATCCATCATATTGAAAGAGGATACGAAGATTTTGATTTAAAATTAAAAGAATTGGGAGCGGATATTAAAAAAGTAGATTAG